The Aquiluna sp. KACHI24 genome contains a region encoding:
- a CDS encoding nitroreductase family protein, producing MSDSISKPAETIVPISDLIANRWSPRVFDTSHELSHGDVLALAEAARWAPSSNNAQPWKLAILTRETPEFQAISHSGLTGFNQTWAPKASAFVVVMADQVRPDGNPWDKAIAFYNAGLMSAQVVFEAEAMGLKAHYMGGIVHDHIEAILEVSGVWVVNVIAIGKQGDVSGVPAELQERESAPRTRKSLEEIILHGLTR from the coding sequence GTGAGTGATTCAATTTCAAAGCCTGCAGAAACTATCGTCCCCATTTCAGATTTGATCGCCAACAGGTGGAGCCCAAGGGTATTCGACACAAGTCACGAACTAAGCCATGGCGATGTCCTGGCCTTGGCTGAAGCTGCCAGATGGGCACCGAGCTCGAACAACGCTCAACCTTGGAAGCTCGCAATTCTTACTCGTGAAACTCCAGAGTTCCAAGCTATTTCTCACTCAGGCTTGACCGGATTCAATCAAACCTGGGCACCTAAGGCATCGGCGTTTGTAGTAGTCATGGCAGATCAGGTTCGACCTGACGGAAATCCCTGGGATAAGGCAATCGCCTTCTACAACGCAGGTCTGATGTCTGCTCAGGTTGTTTTTGAGGCCGAAGCGATGGGTCTCAAGGCTCACTACATGGGCGGCATCGTCCATGATCACATTGAGGCCATCCTCGAAGTCTCTGGAGTTTGGGTAGTGAATGTGATTGCCATTGGCAAGCAGGGCGATGTCTCTGGTGTTCCTGCAGAGCTGCAAGAGCGCGAGTCCGCTCCCAGAACTCGCAAGTCCCTGGAAGAGATAATCCTTCACGGCCTTACGCGCTAA
- a CDS encoding DMT family transporter: MSKKGLILFLLAGLFWGLPYFFIVWALESFSTSTIVFARTLLGAVVLIPYAIKVGGIRPALQAWPYVVLFAVLEMVVPWFLITEAGKHIPSGLSGLLVSTVPFFAVAIMALVFKDRTALKPVPLLGMLIGFTGVVALVGIDSLLGHIDPIWVSAVVLAALGYAIAPIMANVKMREVPTSGVIGLSMALVALVYSPSALSELPRELVAEPTAHAWIALVVLGLVCSALAFVIFFELLKEVGPVKASLITYVNTAVALLLGTLFLSEPVTPGLLLGIPLISIGLYLSAKK, translated from the coding sequence GTGTCTAAAAAGGGTCTGATTCTTTTCCTTCTAGCTGGGCTCTTTTGGGGTCTTCCTTATTTCTTTATTGTTTGGGCACTTGAGTCTTTTTCGACATCAACAATCGTCTTTGCCCGAACCTTACTTGGTGCGGTCGTCCTGATCCCATATGCGATCAAGGTAGGTGGCATCAGACCTGCTCTCCAAGCATGGCCATATGTCGTGCTTTTTGCAGTTTTGGAAATGGTTGTGCCGTGGTTCCTGATAACAGAGGCGGGCAAACACATACCTTCGGGACTATCTGGACTTCTTGTATCGACCGTCCCATTCTTTGCTGTCGCGATTATGGCTCTTGTGTTCAAAGACAGAACTGCCCTCAAGCCGGTTCCGTTGTTGGGCATGTTGATCGGATTCACCGGAGTCGTCGCTCTCGTGGGCATCGACTCTCTATTGGGGCACATCGATCCGATTTGGGTGAGTGCGGTCGTATTGGCCGCACTTGGTTATGCGATTGCCCCAATCATGGCGAATGTAAAGATGAGAGAGGTTCCCACATCGGGCGTCATTGGATTGAGCATGGCTCTTGTGGCACTAGTGTATTCACCGTCCGCTCTTTCCGAGCTACCGCGCGAGCTGGTTGCTGAACCAACAGCTCATGCCTGGATCGCTCTAGTAGTTTTGGGTCTTGTTTGCTCAGCTCTCGCGTTTGTCATTTTCTTCGAGCTGCTCAAGGAAGTTGGCCCAGTAAAGGCAAGCTTGATCACCTATGTGAACACAGCCGTCGCGCTGCTCCTTGGGACACTTTTCCTGAGCGAGCCTGTCACGCCAGGCTTGTTGCTGGGAATCCCGTTGATTTCGATAGGTCTATATCTCAGTGCGAAGAAGTGA
- a CDS encoding DedA family protein: protein MSVTSDIVGWFDQIGPILFYAAVFGLVFAGTGLFIGAFIPFITGDSLVFAAGLVSAAHQDSINILVMVIGVGIAAFLGDQVGYTLGRHYGRPYLDKRKGQWIKRGIERSEQFYDRYGWWSIVVARFIPWARVIIPALAGIGRMNYYKFFSANLVGALLWGSGLTLAGYFAYSIPWVRSTVYAIAAVVIGLSIIAGFRTWKANRSN from the coding sequence ATGTCAGTAACTAGTGACATCGTCGGTTGGTTTGATCAAATCGGCCCAATTCTCTTCTACGCGGCCGTCTTTGGGCTTGTTTTCGCTGGCACAGGTTTATTCATCGGTGCCTTCATCCCGTTTATAACCGGTGACTCACTCGTATTCGCTGCAGGCTTGGTTTCAGCAGCCCATCAAGACTCCATAAACATCCTGGTTATGGTCATAGGTGTTGGAATAGCGGCTTTCTTGGGGGACCAAGTTGGTTACACCCTTGGTCGCCACTACGGACGCCCTTACTTGGACAAACGCAAGGGTCAGTGGATTAAGCGCGGCATCGAGCGTTCAGAGCAGTTCTATGATCGCTACGGCTGGTGGTCGATCGTAGTTGCAAGATTTATCCCATGGGCAAGGGTTATCATTCCGGCCCTAGCCGGCATCGGGCGCATGAATTACTACAAGTTCTTCTCTGCCAACTTGGTCGGTGCCCTGCTGTGGGGCAGCGGCCTCACTTTGGCTGGTTACTTCGCCTATTCAATTCCATGGGTTCGTTCAACCGTTTATGCGATTGCAGCTGTTGTTATTGGCCTGAGTATCATTGCCGGCTTTAGGACCTGGAAAGCCAACCGGTCAAACTAG
- a CDS encoding polysaccharide pyruvyl transferase family protein, whose product MSNRDVVICSFYTPDAYYGGHAKELREQLDSLGIAHELLEIQKRPGEDWADVTRRKIGFIREICHKHPTKMVFWIDVDCRITHLPDFISNTTADLIGFQRSFGSPLQIGYHNRTRFWEPSFWGVNATEQGRKLVEDAYDLEQRADIKATDDYFLEEAWRANAKKLTFQLIPSTCIVKDRKLAEPGAREAFFVFGSSGNVAEFKDKVVQHGAGKKSSPRKKLLKQAKKIEKALPDSIKKPLRRIADSAGITGVLTAGKAKSIDPERSRMVGEMLGGGIKGDGALFIKAKAEFENKYIASFGEASIIEAAEAFLSYSAKESEDKIRLAWWSKPFPGNFGDWLSPLMISHYTDARIVLQSPVKPAAKPHLISLGSIGRFIKSNSVVIGTGISTDDIELNRKAQYVSVRGPITARVLKQSGGPAIEAFGDPGLALSRVIPVTRGATNGKIAFIRHFSHTSAPMQLPENVEELSVLMSRPTDIAEFVGKLAQYDAVITSAMHVMITCQSYGIPCGLVTFEGYEENVHGSGIKYGDYAQGAGVEVMNPQVVPLDLRKANLDNLIRDIKVSEAKKDEVIEHIKAGIAKVRKK is encoded by the coding sequence GTGAGTAACCGAGACGTAGTCATCTGCAGTTTTTACACCCCTGACGCCTACTATGGCGGCCACGCCAAAGAGCTTCGCGAGCAGCTTGACTCGCTGGGCATCGCGCACGAGCTTTTGGAAATCCAAAAGCGTCCCGGCGAAGACTGGGCCGATGTCACCAGACGCAAGATTGGCTTTATCCGCGAGATCTGTCACAAGCACCCAACCAAGATGGTGTTCTGGATTGACGTTGACTGCCGCATCACTCACCTACCCGATTTCATCTCTAACACCACCGCTGACCTAATTGGTTTCCAGCGCAGCTTTGGTAGCCCGCTTCAGATCGGCTATCACAACCGCACCCGCTTCTGGGAGCCAAGCTTCTGGGGCGTAAACGCCACCGAGCAGGGCCGCAAGCTAGTTGAAGATGCCTATGACCTGGAGCAGCGTGCTGATATCAAGGCAACCGATGACTATTTCTTGGAAGAGGCTTGGCGAGCAAATGCCAAGAAGCTAACTTTCCAGCTCATCCCCTCAACCTGCATCGTCAAGGACCGCAAGCTCGCTGAGCCTGGTGCTCGTGAGGCATTCTTCGTATTCGGTTCCTCGGGCAATGTTGCAGAGTTCAAGGACAAGGTTGTGCAGCACGGTGCTGGCAAGAAGTCCAGCCCAAGAAAGAAGCTTCTCAAGCAGGCGAAGAAAATTGAAAAGGCATTGCCGGACTCAATCAAGAAGCCACTGCGTCGAATTGCAGACTCTGCCGGCATTACCGGTGTGCTGACTGCAGGCAAGGCCAAGAGCATTGACCCTGAGCGCAGCCGTATGGTTGGTGAAATGCTCGGCGGTGGCATCAAGGGCGATGGTGCCCTGTTTATCAAGGCCAAAGCTGAGTTCGAGAACAAATACATCGCGAGCTTCGGTGAGGCATCAATCATTGAGGCTGCAGAGGCATTTCTCTCATACTCCGCCAAGGAGTCTGAGGACAAGATTCGTTTGGCCTGGTGGTCAAAGCCATTCCCGGGCAACTTTGGGGACTGGCTAAGCCCACTGATGATCTCGCACTACACCGATGCTCGGATTGTGCTGCAGTCACCGGTGAAGCCAGCCGCTAAGCCCCACCTGATTTCCCTTGGTTCGATTGGTCGTTTCATCAAGTCCAACTCGGTTGTGATCGGTACCGGTATCTCAACCGATGACATCGAACTAAATCGCAAGGCGCAGTATGTCTCGGTTCGTGGTCCAATCACCGCCAGAGTGCTGAAGCAATCTGGCGGTCCCGCCATCGAGGCCTTTGGTGACCCAGGTCTCGCGCTGAGCCGCGTCATCCCGGTGACTCGCGGAGCAACCAACGGCAAGATTGCATTTATTCGTCACTTCTCCCACACCTCAGCTCCGATGCAACTACCCGAGAATGTCGAAGAGCTCTCGGTTTTGATGTCTCGCCCAACTGACATTGCAGAGTTTGTGGGCAAGCTGGCTCAGTATGACGCAGTGATTACCTCGGCCATGCACGTGATGATCACCTGCCAGTCCTATGGAATTCCATGTGGACTGGTGACCTTTGAAGGTTATGAGGAGAACGTTCACGGCTCAGGAATCAAGTACGGTGACTACGCCCAGGGTGCCGGAGTTGAGGTAATGAACCCGCAGGTTGTGCCACTAGATCTTCGCAAGGCAAACCTCGACAACTTAATTCGAGACATCAAGGTCTCTGAGGCCAAGAAGGACGAAGTCATCGAGCACATCAAGGCAGGCATTGCAAAGGTTCGAAAGAAGTAG
- the gmd gene encoding GDP-mannose 4,6-dehydratase, which produces MKLKKALIIGITGQDGSYLAELLLEKGYEVHGLIRRASSFNTSRINHLYQDRHDGQARMILHYGDLSDGSRLVSLIAELQPEEIYNLGAQSHVRVSFDEPEYTGDITGVGTTRVLEAVRLVSPQSRFYQASSSEMFGATPPPQNEETPFYPRSPYGAAKVYSYWMTKNYREAYGLFAVNGILFNHESPRRGETFVTRKITRAAARIKAGVQKKLYLGNLDAVRDWGYTPEYVEGMWRMLQHDKPMDYVLATGYAATIRDFLDYTFQHLELDWKDFVEFDSRYLRPTEVDALIGDASLAERELGWKAKTMTPDLARIMVEADVEALKHDGSDWIDKPKFL; this is translated from the coding sequence GTGAAGTTGAAAAAAGCACTGATTATTGGAATTACTGGTCAAGATGGCTCATATCTAGCGGAGCTTCTTCTTGAAAAAGGGTACGAGGTTCACGGATTGATCCGTCGAGCATCGAGCTTTAATACCTCTCGTATCAATCACCTATACCAAGATCGCCATGACGGTCAGGCTCGGATGATTCTTCACTACGGAGATCTTTCTGATGGCTCTCGCCTGGTTTCCCTAATCGCAGAATTGCAACCTGAAGAGATTTACAACCTAGGCGCTCAGTCGCACGTTCGCGTGAGTTTTGACGAACCCGAATACACCGGAGACATAACAGGCGTGGGCACAACTCGAGTCCTCGAGGCTGTCCGGCTCGTTTCTCCTCAAAGTCGTTTTTACCAGGCATCCTCCTCAGAAATGTTTGGTGCCACACCTCCACCTCAGAATGAGGAGACACCTTTCTATCCAAGGTCGCCATACGGTGCTGCGAAGGTCTACTCGTATTGGATGACCAAGAACTACCGCGAGGCCTACGGCCTGTTCGCCGTGAATGGCATTTTGTTCAACCATGAATCGCCCCGACGCGGTGAAACTTTTGTCACCCGCAAGATCACTCGTGCAGCAGCCCGAATAAAGGCTGGTGTTCAGAAAAAGCTTTACCTCGGCAACCTAGACGCGGTCCGTGACTGGGGTTACACCCCTGAGTATGTCGAGGGCATGTGGCGGATGCTTCAGCATGATAAGCCGATGGATTATGTGCTGGCGACCGGATATGCAGCAACGATTCGTGACTTCCTGGACTACACCTTCCAGCACCTTGAATTGGACTGGAAGGACTTTGTTGAGTTTGACTCCCGCTACCTTCGTCCAACCGAGGTGGATGCCCTTATCGGTGACGCCTCGCTTGCTGAGCGCGAGCTTGGATGGAAGGCCAAGACCATGACCCCAGACTTGGCCAGAATCATGGTCGAGGCAGATGTTGAAGCCTTGAAGCACGATGGTTCTGACTGGATCGACAAGCCAAAGTTCCTATGA
- a CDS encoding LuxR C-terminal-related transcriptional regulator, with protein sequence MLALEFLENATGVITSSSDSYELCRNVVHGDFLGAGASGSQLVAIDQKGSLRVIASYGNSYPIPEGLSLWDDNPISKALGSKEVASFAWENAFITVFPFYKSMAPVGGLVVVSGKKVAKLEDSAKNVLAQLGAFYLDTNGLNIKQGAVRTEGNPEELTDRQRQVLSYMALGQTNAEIARVMLLSESTIRQETVRIYRALGVNSRTEASKKGKALGLIPKQSLAS encoded by the coding sequence ATGCTTGCACTCGAGTTCTTAGAGAACGCGACCGGGGTGATTACCTCATCATCAGACAGCTACGAATTATGCAGGAACGTTGTCCATGGAGATTTTTTGGGTGCGGGGGCATCGGGTTCTCAATTGGTTGCAATAGATCAGAAAGGCAGCCTGCGGGTAATTGCCTCTTACGGAAACTCATATCCGATTCCTGAAGGGCTATCTCTCTGGGATGACAACCCGATCTCCAAGGCACTGGGTTCTAAGGAAGTTGCATCCTTCGCTTGGGAGAACGCGTTCATTACGGTGTTCCCTTTTTATAAGTCGATGGCACCAGTTGGTGGCCTAGTAGTCGTTTCAGGAAAGAAGGTGGCGAAGCTAGAGGACTCAGCGAAGAACGTCTTGGCTCAGCTCGGTGCGTTCTACCTGGACACCAACGGACTCAACATCAAGCAAGGTGCTGTTCGAACAGAGGGAAACCCTGAGGAGTTGACCGATCGTCAGCGACAGGTGCTCAGTTACATGGCGCTGGGCCAAACCAATGCAGAAATTGCCAGAGTTATGTTGCTTTCGGAGTCAACCATTCGCCAAGAGACAGTCCGGATATATCGAGCGCTAGGTGTCAACAGTAGAACTGAGGCTTCCAAAAAGGGTAAGGCCCTCGGGTTGATACCAAAACAGTCACTGGCAAGCTAA
- a CDS encoding ATP-binding protein produces the protein MPRTLDFREGLEVITKLTLELADQIPTPILLIDGRAGSGKSTFAQLLRDEIFKAGEPAPTVVSMDDLYPGWEGLREGSKYLEERILGPLASGKKAIWQVWDWGRNTRGNAEEPGNGWREFAGGNILIVEGCGSISRLTASQAQVRVWMDADLSTRKSRFHDRDAGAFDQNWSIWAAQEDEFFAEEGSESLADFTLKN, from the coding sequence GTGCCACGAACGCTAGATTTCCGCGAGGGATTAGAGGTCATAACCAAGCTGACCTTGGAACTCGCGGATCAAATTCCGACTCCGATATTGCTGATTGATGGTCGAGCTGGATCTGGAAAAAGCACATTCGCCCAGCTGCTTAGAGATGAGATCTTCAAGGCCGGTGAGCCAGCCCCGACCGTAGTTTCAATGGATGATCTATATCCGGGCTGGGAGGGCCTACGAGAAGGCTCCAAATATCTGGAAGAGCGGATACTGGGTCCCCTTGCCAGCGGGAAGAAAGCGATCTGGCAGGTCTGGGATTGGGGTCGAAATACCAGGGGCAATGCTGAAGAACCTGGCAATGGTTGGAGAGAGTTCGCTGGCGGAAACATCTTGATAGTCGAGGGCTGCGGCTCTATCTCCCGACTGACCGCCAGCCAAGCGCAAGTGCGAGTATGGATGGACGCTGATCTCTCGACTCGAAAATCAAGGTTTCACGATCGAGATGCTGGGGCCTTTGATCAAAATTGGAGCATCTGGGCGGCCCAGGAAGATGAGTTCTTTGCAGAAGAAGGTAGCGAGTCTTTAGCTGACTTCACCTTAAAAAACTAG
- a CDS encoding sigma-70 family RNA polymerase sigma factor yields MANIEDPKTFGEDPLEQLLDEESDEEFGLPEFREHFADSLTPAVLKDWTAKDFASIYVRFRPHLERHARRYLQNPSQVEEVVQDAFLYLMTSLPELDSELGVLKFLKWKTRLLALDVIRSNSRATMAPIDDQPEFASSDPEISQDLERAEDAAIVSMALAKLQPRHREALIATLYEEKPQEVVAAQMGLSDNAFRQLLFRARAAFKKALIGEAETAGLSMSQILSIAARKAAAESGKYVSAAGAFLLVLAISIGVLPNLSPSVSEQEISAPEPTITSPSEPTEVEVAEETPASPSDLAPVADSVIEAETVVMTATVNTTTQATPEPKGDLLTEQELMVATLKPILGARTLESLSSETEGRIVSASTGEVSVLNSAGLKANVVYDLNTENGIQSAWFEFKVGDAMFYALPKTWIASKTTDSQGRTVLMLGATDLVVGNADGKLGNVVIENSVLGNGKIRLEIVLDDAASPITSSLTIKSNY; encoded by the coding sequence ATGGCAAACATTGAAGACCCAAAGACTTTTGGGGAAGACCCCTTAGAGCAGCTCCTAGATGAGGAGTCCGACGAGGAGTTTGGCCTACCTGAATTTCGAGAGCACTTTGCCGATTCACTGACTCCAGCCGTTCTAAAGGACTGGACTGCCAAAGACTTTGCGAGCATCTACGTTCGCTTTCGCCCACACCTAGAGCGTCATGCTCGTCGCTACCTCCAGAACCCATCACAGGTTGAGGAAGTAGTTCAAGACGCATTCCTATATTTAATGACCTCACTTCCAGAGCTCGACTCCGAGCTTGGAGTTTTGAAGTTCTTGAAGTGGAAGACCAGGCTGCTTGCTCTTGATGTAATTCGCTCCAACAGCCGCGCAACCATGGCTCCAATTGATGACCAGCCAGAGTTTGCATCGAGTGACCCAGAGATCAGCCAGGACCTTGAGCGTGCCGAAGACGCTGCGATTGTCTCCATGGCGCTGGCCAAGCTCCAACCTCGTCACCGCGAGGCGCTGATTGCGACCCTGTATGAGGAGAAGCCTCAAGAGGTCGTGGCTGCCCAGATGGGTCTCAGTGACAACGCATTCCGTCAACTTCTGTTCCGCGCCCGCGCCGCATTCAAGAAGGCGCTTATTGGCGAGGCAGAGACCGCAGGACTATCGATGTCTCAGATCCTCTCGATCGCTGCTCGCAAGGCAGCTGCCGAGAGCGGCAAGTATGTCTCTGCTGCAGGTGCTTTCTTGCTGGTTCTAGCAATCTCCATCGGTGTGCTGCCAAACCTCTCACCATCGGTGTCTGAGCAGGAGATCTCAGCTCCAGAGCCGACCATCACCTCTCCTTCAGAGCCGACTGAGGTTGAGGTTGCAGAAGAAACCCCAGCTTCACCATCAGATCTTGCCCCGGTTGCAGATTCAGTTATCGAAGCTGAGACAGTTGTAATGACCGCAACGGTCAACACCACTACCCAGGCAACACCAGAGCCCAAGGGCGACTTGCTTACCGAGCAGGAGCTAATGGTTGCAACTTTGAAGCCGATTCTGGGAGCGCGGACTCTCGAATCGCTCTCCTCAGAGACTGAGGGCCGAATTGTTTCCGCTTCCACGGGTGAGGTAAGCGTATTGAACTCAGCTGGCCTAAAGGCCAACGTGGTTTACGACCTAAACACCGAAAACGGCATCCAGTCAGCTTGGTTTGAATTCAAGGTCGGAGACGCAATGTTCTATGCACTTCCGAAAACTTGGATCGCATCAAAAACTACTGATTCTCAAGGCCGCACGGTTTTGATGCTCGGTGCCACGGATCTTGTAGTCGGAAATGCCGATGGCAAGCTCGGTAACGTGGTTATCGAGAACTCTGTTTTGGGCAATGGCAAGATCCGCCTCGAGATCGTTCTCGACGATGCAGCATCGCCAATTACTTCTTCTTTGACTATCAAGTCCAACTACTAA
- a CDS encoding glycosyltransferase family 2 protein, with protein MADLKNISFVMPVRDEEKYLRTAVESVFAQQVPGEMELILAIAPSKDQTMEIAMQLATEFGEKLQIVENPEGITPIALNLAIAKARYEVVLRVDAHSDLSDGYAALAVEILNQTGAANVGGMMVAKGKSDFQSAVAYGYNDRIGLGGGAFHVGGEAGPKETVYLGVFRKSVLDELGGFDPFWVRGQDWELNQRIRKADYQVWFDPRLQVGYYPRSSWEELARQFFKTGRWRGALTRNNPADSSVRYWIPPILVLSLVWGFPLGLYLLAIGIYVFTRSGPSNNVKAWLMLVLPTMHFAWGLGFWWGLFRGVSRG; from the coding sequence ATGGCTGATCTCAAGAACATCTCATTTGTGATGCCCGTTCGGGATGAAGAGAAATACCTCAGGACAGCTGTTGAGTCGGTCTTCGCCCAGCAGGTGCCCGGCGAAATGGAACTGATCCTGGCCATTGCCCCCAGCAAAGATCAGACCATGGAGATTGCCATGCAGTTGGCAACCGAGTTTGGTGAAAAGCTGCAGATTGTCGAAAACCCTGAGGGCATTACCCCGATTGCGCTAAACCTTGCGATTGCCAAGGCTCGTTACGAGGTTGTGCTCAGAGTAGATGCCCACTCCGACCTAAGCGATGGCTATGCCGCTCTTGCCGTCGAGATTTTGAATCAAACCGGTGCTGCGAATGTGGGCGGCATGATGGTGGCCAAAGGCAAGAGTGATTTTCAATCAGCGGTTGCCTATGGCTATAACGACCGCATCGGGCTTGGCGGTGGGGCATTTCACGTTGGTGGCGAGGCTGGGCCCAAGGAGACTGTTTATCTAGGTGTCTTTAGAAAGTCAGTTTTAGATGAGCTCGGTGGTTTTGATCCGTTTTGGGTTAGAGGTCAAGACTGGGAGCTAAACCAGCGAATTCGCAAAGCCGATTACCAAGTTTGGTTTGATCCACGGCTGCAGGTTGGCTACTACCCCAGATCGAGTTGGGAAGAGTTGGCACGGCAGTTTTTCAAAACCGGTAGGTGGCGTGGTGCGCTAACTAGAAACAATCCCGCGGACTCCTCGGTTCGCTACTGGATTCCACCCATTCTGGTGCTGTCACTGGTTTGGGGATTCCCGCTTGGGCTATACCTACTCGCAATCGGAATCTATGTGTTTACCCGCAGTGGACCAAGCAATAACGTGAAGGCCTGGTTGATGCTGGTGCTACCAACCATGCACTTTGCCTGGGGCTTGGGTTTTTGGTGGGGCTTATTTAGAGGGGTATCGCGGGGGTAG
- a CDS encoding winged helix-turn-helix domain-containing protein, producing the protein MSLNLKTKTEIKGFALYVGISESDAAAAGVSLQEIAAALKQKIADLVPNKASETYATVAIAPADAPGRNLDITRLALQEPRATKQKVQPVQEEDKAARGIVVDLTRRRLFVDGRNALLTCKEFELLAFLIENSGNTVSRSEIAAIADRCGEPTPNARTIDVHVRRLRSKIAGYEDIVRTVRGQGYRFDKHPDVLIEEL; encoded by the coding sequence ATGTCACTAAACCTAAAGACCAAGACCGAAATCAAGGGCTTCGCGCTGTACGTTGGTATTTCTGAATCTGACGCCGCAGCCGCCGGAGTATCACTTCAAGAGATTGCCGCGGCACTAAAGCAAAAAATCGCAGATCTAGTTCCAAACAAGGCTTCAGAGACCTACGCAACTGTCGCTATCGCACCAGCTGATGCACCCGGGAGAAACCTTGACATCACTAGGCTGGCCCTTCAGGAGCCACGAGCTACCAAGCAGAAGGTTCAACCCGTCCAGGAGGAAGACAAGGCTGCCAGGGGAATCGTTGTTGATCTAACTCGCAGGCGCTTGTTCGTAGACGGAAGAAATGCCCTGCTTACCTGCAAAGAGTTCGAACTACTCGCATTCCTGATTGAAAACTCTGGTAACACAGTTTCCAGAAGTGAAATCGCTGCTATCGCAGATCGCTGCGGTGAACCTACCCCGAACGCGCGAACCATCGATGTTCACGTTCGTCGCTTGCGTTCAAAGATCGCAGGCTACGAGGACATTGTTAGAACTGTCCGTGGCCAGGGGTACCGCTTTGATAAGCACCCTGACGTATTGATCGAGGAGCTTTAG
- a CDS encoding UDP-glucose/GDP-mannose dehydrogenase family protein, translating to MKVSVIGLGYLGATHAVAMAELGHEVVGLEPDPKKLEALKAGVLPFHEPGLDEALSRVLKTGKITFQAEHNHHSASADLHFICVGTPQRSGSDAADTSYVMAAAKALAPHLRPDAVVAGKSTVPVGTATELQKVMTEITGFDVNLAWNPEFLREGTALEDSLRPDRIVVGAWNEHSVEVIKAAYAPILNLGTPFLVLDVPTAELVKVAANAFLATKISFINAMAEVAEVSGADAVSLAKAIGYDERIGNKFLRTGIGFGGGCLPKDIRGFMARAEELGVGSAVEFLKDVDAINLRRRDKVVALAKSELGDVRGKRVTMLGISFKPDSDDLRDSPALEIAQRLSREGAEVTVHDPVSLSALAEKEPALGREADLVEAVREADLVILGTEWKQYKDADPHALGAVVANKTVIDGRNVLDVAAWQSAGWKVIALGRSIQNG from the coding sequence GTGAAGGTATCGGTCATCGGCCTTGGATATTTGGGGGCCACACACGCAGTCGCTATGGCGGAGCTTGGTCATGAGGTTGTAGGTCTTGAACCTGACCCCAAGAAGCTCGAGGCTCTAAAAGCGGGAGTCCTTCCATTCCACGAACCTGGTCTCGATGAGGCTCTGTCTCGCGTATTGAAAACAGGCAAAATCACCTTTCAGGCCGAGCACAATCACCATTCAGCGAGCGCCGACCTCCACTTCATCTGTGTTGGCACACCTCAGCGCTCTGGCAGCGATGCAGCTGATACCTCCTATGTAATGGCCGCTGCCAAGGCGCTTGCTCCTCACCTCAGACCAGATGCTGTTGTTGCTGGTAAATCAACCGTCCCGGTTGGGACCGCGACCGAATTGCAGAAGGTAATGACTGAGATTACTGGGTTTGATGTGAACCTGGCTTGGAACCCAGAGTTTCTGCGCGAGGGAACCGCGCTAGAAGACTCCTTGCGACCAGACCGAATTGTGGTGGGCGCATGGAACGAGCACTCGGTTGAAGTGATCAAGGCCGCTTACGCTCCGATCTTGAACCTAGGTACGCCGTTCTTGGTTTTGGATGTGCCGACCGCTGAGTTGGTTAAGGTGGCAGCCAACGCATTCTTGGCAACCAAGATCAGCTTCATAAATGCCATGGCTGAGGTGGCAGAAGTATCAGGCGCTGATGCTGTTTCGCTCGCCAAAGCAATTGGTTATGACGAACGTATTGGAAACAAGTTCCTTAGAACCGGCATCGGTTTTGGTGGCGGTTGCCTACCCAAGGACATCCGCGGCTTTATGGCAAGAGCTGAAGAGCTCGGTGTTGGCTCGGCAGTCGAGTTCCTAAAAGACGTTGATGCCATCAATCTCCGAAGACGCGACAAGGTGGTCGCGCTTGCCAAGAGTGAGCTTGGGGATGTTCGGGGCAAGCGCGTAACCATGTTGGGTATTTCGTTCAAGCCAGACAGTGATGACCTTCGCGACTCCCCCGCACTTGAGATTGCTCAGCGACTAAGTCGCGAAGGTGCCGAGGTGACGGTTCATGACCCAGTATCACTCTCTGCACTTGCCGAAAAGGAACCGGCCCTTGGTCGTGAGGCTGATCTAGTAGAGGCCGTTCGTGAGGCGGACCTGGTGATTTTGGGAACCGAGTGGAAGCAATACAAAGACGCTGACCCTCACGCTCTTGGCGCGGTGGTTGCGAACAAGACAGTCATCGATGGCCGCAATGTGCTTGATGTTGCAGCCTGGCAATCAGCTGGCTGGAAAGTGATTGCGCTGGGTCGCAGTATTCAAAATGGCTGA